Within Anopheles nili chromosome 3, idAnoNiliSN_F5_01, whole genome shotgun sequence, the genomic segment GAGACGATGGATACGTCTATTGGATACGGAATACATTCACCATAAAAAGGCGGCTTCGTATTTCTACCACGATGAGGATGAAACTAACGATAGTTACGTAGATACTGGATGAGCGCAGTTACTGCGATATTCTTACGATGTAGCTTTCTCGATTGGATTTCGACGTGAGACGGGAATGAAACGTTTGCACGACGTTTTCGCTAATTAGAAAGCACTATCCGACGGGGATGAATGGTTAGCGGGAAAGCGTTAAAGTACGGTCATAATACGAAATACGAAACTCAAACTCGAAACGCAACAGCAATTGGCGAGCACATGAAGAGAATAGCTGATACGAGATGAAACGTTGCCTTATCATATAGATTATatctagtgtgtgtgtgtgtgtgtgttgaggaAATGTGTGAATAATGTCCGTATAGTATAGTGTATATATTCGAAAAACAGGACCGCCTGTCGCACCTGCCTTCGTTCATACCGTACGTTTGTCGTACTTCTCTGGTAGCGCAAGCTTTGCTTGCCCTTCATTTACATCGTTAGAAAAAATGAATGCGCTTTTCCGGTCCTGCGCTCAGGATCTTGTACTCCCTTAACTTGCTTCTCCATTGCGATGGCACGGGCATCGCCTTCCTACTCCTACTCCTTGCCAGTTGGGATATGAATACGAGCGATTTGTGTGTGATTTGTGCTCCCGTTTGAGAAGCGAGTTTCATCGCTTCATCGTGGTCAACGTGGTGCCCCGCTAAGACCAATCCCTTCGAATAACACCGTATGCAATCCCTGATGCATGCCACACGTGCTGTCCTGTTCCTTCTGCTGTGCAATTGCGACACGGTCATCGCGCGATGGCGATTATGATGTGCGGTGACTATGTACTTATTCGTCTCTGATAATAGTAATCACCGGACGAGCGGTTGACCAACTCCGATGAGCTAGTGCAACCCACACGATCCTTCCGGGGCTGCTGCGGAAGCTGGCGTCTGTGGCGTTGGTGTAGCGGCCGGAAATTCGACCCTCGGTTTTGTGTACACTAGCGATAGGAACAGTTTCAGCACGGCCATGAACACCCCGCGAACCGAGGGCGTCGAGGGAAGGGCGGCAAACAGCAGACCCCACCGGAGCCTACCGTAGTGCAGCAGCTGGCCCAGTTCGGACGCTGGCAATGGTGCGCCAATCGAAGGGAATGGTGGCAGCGAATCTTAAATGACCACCGCCGACGAGGAGTCGGCCGTTCGCTTTGCCATCAGCAGGTCGTTGTGCGACATCACGATGCCACCGATCAGCGATACCAGCGCCCGGTCCAGCCAGGTGACGGGGTTTGGGTACACGAGTCCACCCTCGTAAAACCCAAGGTGGCCACCGTTCGCCAGCTCGATGTAGAGCGACTGGTTGTTGGTGGCTGTTGGCGACAGTGGGAGTAAAAGGACATGAGCGAGAGGCAACCAAAAGGGAACAACGGTCAATCTGCGCGGCCGTCAACACTCACCAGCGAACTGTTTGACCGGCTCGAGCAGATTATCCGGCACGAGCGGGTCATCCCGGGCGTTTACGAACACCATCGGGCGCTTGATGTTGGCGAGATAGTTGAGCGACGAGCTCCAGCTGTACATGTCCTTCACGGTGGCGAACTGATGCACACGGCGCGTGTACGCCTCGTCCAGCTCGGGCAGCGTGGCCGCAGCCGCAATGTCGCGCTCGTTCAGCTGATACCGCAGCTTGATGTCGTCCGACAGCAGAATGTGCCGGTGCTTCATGATGATGCTCTTCACGTTTTCGGTCAGCACGTACAGGTAGAACCGGTGGAAGTTTTGCCACTTTAACAGCCACTGCGTTGCGCTGCCGTTGGTGGAAAGGATCGAGAGAACGAGTAACACGCATTAGAACATCCTGAATCCTGAAAAAGTCCTGCGGCAGTGCGGGAGGATGCTCGAGCTCTATACATACACCACAGCGTTGTAGCCCTGGCAGATCGAAACGCCACCGATGATGTTTGCCGGTCGTTTCGCCTCCCCGAGGTACTTTGAAATGAGGTTTCCACCGAGCGAAAAGCCAAGCGAGACGACATTCGTTGTGGGGTACTTTTTCACCAAACTATTTATCATCGCCGAGTAGTCGTCCGTGTGACCTGGAAGAACGGGAACGTGGGAAATTGGTTAGAGAGTTTGAGCGATGACACGAAGAGCGGGAATCCTTACCGTATGTAAATATTCGGCTCGAAGTCACCTGCACGCTGTCGAGGACACCGATGTGATTCAGCACTGCACACCGATACCCATGGCACTGGGCGTAGTGCACGAACGTTCGGATGTACACGGACTCGGATGAGTTGCCAATTCCCGGACAGATGGCGACGGTGATGTCGTCTGAGTGAGGAGaggggtggaatgaaaaaaaaaacagaaccatTATTATACGCTGCTCTTGGGACTCCCACGACGCATTAGTCCTGCGTGCTCGCACGTATGAGAACAGCACCATCGCAATGTCGCTTCGTCCGGTGACACGAAGGTGTGCAATTAAACATGCGCTTTTGActgattttatttccacaGAGGGAGCCGACGTTGGACGACGTTTGCCTTTGGCTGAACTTACCCTCGACGGTTGTAATTAGCGGTTGGTACAGATCGTACGTCAGCGTGGACCCGTCCGTCAGCGACAGGTAGACCCGCTCGCCCAGAGGCCACGGACACTTGACGCGACCGACGATACTGTGTATTATTGTCTGGATGTGTCCGCTGAAGCCCCACAGCCGGGTTGGAATGTACCTGCGGGGAATGCGAAAGCAGACATTAATGGCACCGTGAGCATGGATACACGCTCCTGAATCATGCGAACGAGTTGATTAGAGACGCCTTACGATCGGGCCAGATCGATAAAGGGACGCCTCAGTGATACACATTTGTGATATGCAGACCTTTCAGGCACAGGCACCCGAACACGTGCCGCCCTTTTCACGGacagaaagggagaaaaacagagagagcgagagagagaaaccttCACATTCAAGGACATTCACGGCACGAGCTTCCCCCATCGGTTTGTGGCCGGAAGGAGACGAGAGGCCGGACAGGCAAATCACAACACCTccacgttttccacgccagATCCTGATAAGGAACTTCATCCTGGACCGAGGGGTTTTGCAGGCAGAAGGTCAAAGGTTACACACGTTCGGTTCCAAGGATCCAAGAGGATAGGCGGCCGATTTGATGTATGGCAAACGGAAACACACCACATTTCGCGAGCAGCACGCGAGATGGAGTAGCGCAAGTAAACGTGAACAACGACCAGAAGAAGCAGCGAGTTGCGCGAATCacaaaatatccttttttggttcgttccgATAAATCACACCCACAACGTGAGCAAGTGGGTGTACACCGGGTTGTAGGGCCATCGGAGAGTAGGAACGGTCGCTTCGAGCTACGGAGGGTTTGGAAAAGGCATCCAATCCAATTCAGTGTGCAGCACCTGACACGTGCACACGTGCCCACTAGGTTGGTGTAAATGAGTTTCCAAGGTGGATCAAATCGATACcctgtttccggttccggataCGCGCGGCAGAATAATCTCGCACGGTTGCATTGCTCTTCTCGACCGTGGTTGCGTGCATCCTGCTGCATCGTGGTGGTTGTGCATTCGGCCAAAAGGGCTGACCCATGAAGCATCGCAGTAAATCGTCTTATCACTTCGACGATCGacaccgggtttttttttcggatcggaGCAGCTGCAAGGATCTGGTGACCCTTAAGAAGATTGTTGTGCCACAAAAAGCACTTCAAAGCAATCGATATCGCGCGTTTAGAAGCATTCGGTTAGGAAAGCACGGAACGCAAACCGTTGCCATTACGTTTGATTAAGCGCCATGCGCCATTAAAATCGGATCGCTATCTAAATGTTCGAACGTGAGCGGCGTTTTGCCGGTAAATTATTAATCCGTTCATCGCTACTTTCCAGCACCAGCCAACAAACATTAGCCCCACAATCTTTTAAAGCTTTCGGGCAAGATTTTGCTTCGGGTGGTGGacataaaaaaacggaaaatcatATAACCTCTCCCCTTTTACTGCGTAGTAGTTCGCTTTGATGGCCATTTTCGGGGAAACTTTGCCGGAAAAGTAAACCTCGGCGGGATCCTTTGGAAGCGCTTCGTAAAATACTCCACCCACCCCAGTAGCGGCCACGGGGTTGTAATGGCCTCCCCCCTTTGGGCAGTGGATTCGGTGTAAAGTTTTCCACAACACCCAGCAGCTGGGTAGCTCACAATCGATAGTACGGGTACAGGTTGTAATTTTTCCTCGGGTCGCACCGGCAAAAGGATAGCAATTTGGTGGCATACATTGGGCGAAGCCTGATTGTGTGCGTCGTTCGTGGAATGTACCACCCCTTTATCAGTAAGTTTTCGTTGCTGGCGCCAGCTCGATTCCGATGGCGTGATCTGCCCGGCAGCAACGCGGTTAAGGATGGTGGGGCTGAAAATTGTGGGCTCttaacacgaagcgtttgaaCACTGTGAGACATGGCGGCGATGATTAGTCGCCTAATGAAACACGCGCCGTGGAGCGATGTAGTGTCGGAAGGTTTTGATTAAAAGCGAGCTCAAATACGCTTCGCATTCAAATCAAAATCTCAAATATATAGACAACAGAAATTTATAACATTATGCCCATTTTTAAGGTTAACATACAGATCCCAACATCTCTTGTTGGTCTTCACGACGTAAGCATAACAGATGTTTGCGAAGAATAAGGGCCGATGAATTTTTCAATGGTAAACTTCCCAGCATCAACACACAAGCGGAAGGCAATAAACGTTTAcggcatggaaaaaaaacccaaacaattCCGCAAtgggaatggaatgaaacgaTTCCACGCTCTGCGCACTGCGGTGATACTAAACGAGTGCTCAAAAGACTGGTATTATCTTTACGTAAGTATCCCATCTAGCGGACGGTTTTCTTCCACGCGCAGGGAATACAAAACATCTACGGTTccgcatttgcatttcaacaTCGACCGATTGGAGCAGAAACGGTAAACGATACCGCGGCAACATTTCTTTtatccacccatccaccctgCAAGCGTCCTGAATTTCCAACATCAAACGAGCTGGGATTCACTTAATTTTGCACGGGACACGTTCTTGCGATGAATAAAATGCGACAAAGTCACAAATAAACCCTTGCCCCAAGGATCAATCATGATTGAGGCATGGCTTTCCTGGCACGGTCAATGATCTTGGCAAACATTTTACACGAAAAATCCATAATAAATTGATCCGAATTTGTCCGGTGTTCGTGCCTCCCGGTCCAAGCCCGCTGACAGGGGATAAATTGCGTACGTCGGGCGAAATGATTTATCTTCGTCTCGCTTCTCGCCAAGTCAGCCCCCTAGGGGTCCATTCTGGCGCTTGTTGGTGACTTgatggagaaagaaagcacGAAGCGGGTCGCTTTTCGGTGTTCTCAAATCCAAAATCAATCCCGAGTTGACATTTTGGCAACGTGGGACGATGTGTGTCGTGTGCATAGCAAACAGACAGCGGAAAGATGAAAGATAAAACGGTTCGTGTATCCTTTCCGATCGAGCAatgatacaacaaaaaaaaaggttcaaacGTATGTTTGAAGAGATTTTCGAACAgcatgaattttaattatttataacAAAAACCCTTATATTTGCGTTCATAAATACCAAACTTCAACAGCGAAAAGCACACCTTATACAGAGACACCCCAAATACAGCTATCCTGATGCGCtttattgttaaaaaaaaatatcgtaaCATCTAATTTAATTCGATTTTCCTCGATAATTAGTTCGCATCCCATTAATAACACGCTAATTGCCGATAATTTGGGACCGCTGCTTGTCATTTGTTCTGCGAGCaaaagaaattttaattacacatCGCCAAAGTGGCCACTCagatttacatattttttgttacgcCTACGCAAGCAGGATTTTCTGCAAAAgatgcagagagagagagagagtgagagaaagagacaaggCAGGGTTTAAATTTGATCTTCCCAAATTCACTATCTCTGTGCAATGGTTCGCGACAACGTCTTCATACACACCGTCGCGTTTATGCGGtaccttttttcgttgtttcatCCACCACTGCGCTTGTGGGCCCGAAATTTTAATTGTGTCCAAGATCATGTTACTTTTTTTGCACCGGGTTGTTGTCATGGCATCCGGTTTTCCAGCGCGACAAACGGTCGAAAAACGACCCgctgtttttgctgctcgatCCTTTCGTGCGGATGTGTCGCAAAATCAAGGACAAGCTTTGGCATCATTATTCAGTGTCCTGCGGCGAGATAGCATTGCTTGTCTGCCTGTTGGAACTTCGACGACACAGACAGTCCGCCCGTGGAGCGATGGGAGCGGTCGGTGAATGATAAGGTGACGCTTTTGGCTACGAATAAGACGTTTATCTTGATCCACTCTCGCCTGCCATCGTCGAGCGGCAGGACACGACCGCAGTGTGTATTCAAGGCACCAGtatctattttcttttcactgtcagctttccattttccatttcttccacGAAGGCAACCCGTGAGAAACCTTGCGGTTGCCCGTCTGTCGCCAGCACTAAGCTAAGAAAATCTCCGCAGGACACGAGACGCTCGCTCGGGGGTTCGTCTTGCCACAGTTTTGGGCTACGCATAATTCgtaaattgaaaaacacaaaatcaccaccaccgccgtgcCATGGACGCCGTGCTTTGCAGCGACTTGCGGGGACTTTGGACTCCTGCAAGACAAATAAAAGCATGACTTAAAGCTGCCTTGGCTTGGGAAATGGATGGCCCTATTAAGCTGGCTCAAAAAATCATTAGCGGATGCTTCTATCCTTCGATAAGAGTAACCATCCGAGCTGCTCCGTCGGTAGCCGTTTAATTCTTTCTGCAGTGGGTTATTTTTCTACGGTTAACACACCATTTCCGCTTAGTATCGGAGCAGGGATTCTGAACGACTGGGGAGTAATggtgggtggaattgtttGCGCCATTCTATGCCACCGTAATTGACTACCATTTGTCTAATCAGATCGGGCGCGCGCTCTCGTGTGCCATTGACGGTACgggtgaaagttttgcacAAATTTAATTAGTTAACTTTGGCGCCTACCATCATGATGAGTGTGGTGACGAGCCAAAAGGGCAACCGAAGCGCAATTATTATGCTAAACAGCCAAGTGCCCGGTGCGCTCGGTGACACATTGGTGTGCCGTCAGTGGAGATAATTGAGAGCGCTTCACAGGCGGCATCACAAAAAGCATCTTTTAACTGATCTCGCTTTCCATCAGCTGCGGGAGCTGGCCCCCACACAAAAATGGGGAATGGATATGGACATTATGAACATATGCCCAAACAATCCACCTGGGAGGATACAAAATGTAGCGCTCGGGATATTGGATTAAAATGCGGGAGCCCATTCAAAAGGGTTTTTATCCATCCATTATTATTACACGCCatataaaaaatgcatcaaattgCGGCACGCTTTCGCCCGTGGCGTGGATGCAGAAACCTTGGTGTTTTTACCTCGTGTCAATCAAATTAATATATCGCTTTTTGTACCGACATCCCCCTTTTATGTATTCATCAGGCAAATAGCGTTCTCGagaacgttttttttcactgattgcatttttatttaattttcacacAAGCATACCTATCAATTTTCGAAACGCGTCGAGATTGAACCATACCTTTCATCTTTTTTACCCGTGGGTGTGACATTTCGTTTCCTGGTAGTATATTTTTAGCAAAGCACCTTTGGAAGAAATCAGCACTCAAACGTATACTCCATGTTTGGCGGAAATCCCACACCACGAGGCGATGGAGCTGGTATGGCTGACTCTTAACTACTGCTGTCGATGATAATCGGGGGAGTTCAATCGAATCGTACCCGTGATTAACATTCACCAAACCATATCCGTTGGTACGCGGCAGGACACACTAACCACATATCACACCATCGATCAAGCGAACCAGCCGACAAGCCTCTGGTGTGTGGAAAACCTGTCAAGAAAGTCGAACCACCGTCGGCCACAGCAAATGTCGAAGCATCGGTCGGTCCCCTACGATGGTGAAGAATGGCCCGCCGTTTCGGTTGAACAATTGGACCGGGAGGTTTATCCGTACGGAATCGGGGAAAATCCCAgtccaattttccatccacccatacCCACGTACGAGTACGCACACCaatcctttccttttctttcggtTTCCATCCGACCTCGCTATATCCACCGAACGGATGTTCCACGAAAGGCCGGTCCATTTTCCCAGCAAGCGAATCCCACCACACACGCCCGTCAGATCGGGCTCACAATTTTCCGGCAAATGGGTTTCTGTGGCTGCTGGCGGGGATGGAAACCACCACCGTTTAGCCTCGGGCGAAAGCTTGTCAAAGCTAAAGCCACAACGAAACCCACA encodes:
- the LOC128725520 gene encoding abhydrolase domain-containing protein 2; translation: MSPAFLAFIAVILCILFRILNVNSTPQLPSIVCKDGQFMECFNKIAPMLREPYIPTRLWGFSGHIQTIIHSIVGRVKCPWPLGERVYLSLTDGSTLTYDLYQPLITTVEDDITVAICPGIGNSSESVYIRTFVHYAQCHGYRCAVLNHIGVLDSVQVTSSRIFTYGHTDDYSAMINSLVKKYPTTNVVSLGFSLGGNLISKYLGEAKRPANIIGGVSICQGYNAVVATQWLLKWQNFHRFYLYVLTENVKSIIMKHRHILLSDDIKLRYQLNERDIAAAATLPELDEAYTRRVHQFATVKDMYSWSSSLNYLANIKRPMVFVNARDDPLVPDNLLEPVKQFAATNNQSLYIELANGGHLGFYEGGLVYPNPVTWLDRALVSLIGGIVMSHNDLLMAKRTADSSSAVVI